Proteins from one Cellulosilyticum lentocellum DSM 5427 genomic window:
- a CDS encoding ABC transporter permease, with protein sequence MSQHSEWELLDNSEKQSQQISRPSHTYWQDAWRMLRKNVLAMIGLVTIILITLTAVLVPMFSEVSYSDQKPGFGNIPPKFPITKLWDGQYVYVHNEYKLIEVSEKGELLAAPDTIEEDMAFSTKTYEIGGKEVVLDYSYAKKAKKNGGVKYKIFVEGKEIDTTPVKTVRNRTNLLGTDRLGRDVWIRILYGARISLTVGLVASLVNLFIGVIYGGIAGYEGGRVDNIMMRIVDIINSVPSLLVVILLMVVYKPGLTTIIVTIGLIYWVGMARLVRGQVLSLKEQEFVLAARTIGVSKFKIIMRHLIPNAMGPIIVSLTMSIPSAIFTESFLSFIGLGVSAPEASWGTLANDALGGIRSYPYQLIAPAVAIAITMFAFNFLGDGLRDALDPRLRK encoded by the coding sequence ATGAGTCAACATTCAGAGTGGGAATTATTAGATAACAGCGAAAAACAATCACAACAAATATCGAGACCAAGTCATACTTATTGGCAAGATGCATGGCGTATGCTTCGCAAAAATGTATTAGCTATGATAGGCCTTGTTACAATTATATTAATCACATTAACAGCGGTTTTAGTACCGATGTTTTCAGAGGTAAGTTATTCAGACCAAAAACCAGGTTTTGGGAATATACCTCCGAAGTTCCCCATTACTAAACTTTGGGATGGTCAATATGTATATGTACATAATGAGTACAAACTTATAGAAGTAAGTGAAAAGGGTGAATTACTTGCAGCACCAGATACTATAGAAGAAGATATGGCTTTTTCTACTAAAACCTATGAAATTGGTGGGAAAGAAGTTGTTCTTGACTATTCTTATGCTAAAAAAGCAAAGAAAAATGGTGGTGTTAAATATAAAATTTTTGTAGAAGGTAAAGAAATCGATACAACACCAGTAAAAACGGTAAGAAATAGAACTAATTTATTAGGGACTGACCGTTTAGGAAGAGATGTTTGGATTCGTATTTTATATGGAGCAAGAATTTCTTTAACAGTAGGTCTTGTAGCTTCATTAGTTAATTTATTTATCGGTGTTATTTATGGTGGTATCGCCGGCTATGAAGGCGGAAGAGTAGATAACATCATGATGCGTATTGTAGATATCATTAATTCAGTACCGTCTTTATTAGTGGTTATTTTATTAATGGTTGTTTACAAACCAGGTCTTACAACGATTATTGTAACCATTGGTCTTATTTATTGGGTAGGTATGGCTAGACTTGTACGTGGACAGGTACTGAGCTTAAAAGAGCAAGAATTCGTTCTAGCTGCTAGAACTATTGGTGTATCTAAATTCAAAATTATTATGAGACACCTTATTCCAAATGCTATGGGACCTATTATTGTTTCTTTAACAATGAGTATTCCAAGTGCTATCTTTACTGAGTCTTTCTTAAGCTTCATTGGTTTAGGGGTATCTGCACCAGAAGCTTCTTGGGGAACACTCGCTAATGATGCATTAGGTGGTATTCGTTCATACCCTTACCAACTTATTGCACCAGCAGTAGCTATTGCGATTACTATGTTTGCATTCAACTTCTTGGGTGATGGGCTTAGAGATGCACTAGATCCAAGACTCCGTAAATAG
- a CDS encoding ABC transporter ATP-binding protein has product MNKEKILEVRGLKTSFYTHLGEVQSVRDVDFDLYKGEVLGVVGESGSGKSVTCSSVMRLLQHPGKIKEGTVLFKGEDLVQKSEKEMRKIQGNEISMIFQDPMSALNPVYTIGNQMTEVIRNHKKVSQKEAEEIAINMLTLVGIPSPEERMKNYPHEFSGGMRQRAVIAMALSCDPELIIADEPTTALDVTIQAQILELMKDIQNRLNSSIIFITHDLGVIAQLCTRVIVMYGGMVMEEGTVEELFYDAKNPYTMGLLNSVPNPKSDVKERLEPIPGTPPDLLNPPKGCAFCNRCKFAMKKCLEEIPEVYEVTKTHKSRCHLLHPNAPTVEGFVKEARAHEHR; this is encoded by the coding sequence ATGAATAAAGAAAAGATATTAGAAGTCAGAGGATTAAAAACTTCGTTTTATACCCATTTAGGAGAAGTTCAATCTGTTAGAGATGTAGATTTTGATTTATATAAAGGAGAAGTATTAGGGGTAGTAGGAGAATCAGGAAGTGGTAAATCTGTTACTTGTTCTTCTGTTATGAGATTACTTCAACATCCAGGGAAAATTAAAGAAGGAACAGTACTCTTCAAAGGTGAAGACCTTGTTCAAAAATCAGAAAAGGAAATGCGTAAGATTCAAGGAAATGAAATCTCAATGATTTTCCAAGATCCTATGAGTGCACTTAATCCTGTCTATACCATTGGAAATCAAATGACAGAAGTGATTCGTAATCATAAAAAAGTAAGTCAAAAAGAAGCAGAAGAAATTGCTATTAATATGTTAACTTTAGTAGGAATTCCTTCACCAGAAGAACGTATGAAGAACTATCCTCATGAATTTAGTGGTGGGATGAGACAAAGAGCGGTTATTGCAATGGCACTTTCTTGTGATCCGGAGCTCATTATTGCAGATGAACCAACTACAGCTTTAGACGTAACCATTCAAGCACAAATTTTAGAGCTCATGAAAGATATTCAAAACCGTTTAAATAGCTCAATTATTTTCATTACACATGACTTAGGGGTTATTGCTCAGCTTTGCACTCGTGTCATTGTTATGTATGGTGGGATGGTCATGGAAGAAGGAACAGTTGAAGAACTTTTCTACGATGCGAAGAATCCTTACACAATGGGATTACTGAACTCAGTACCAAATCCTAAATCAGATGTTAAAGAAAGGCTTGAACCTATTCCAGGAACACCACCTGACCTTTTAAATCCACCAAAAGGCTGTGCATTTTGTAACCGTTGTAAATTTGCAATGAAAAAATGTTTAGAAGAGATTCCAGAAGTTTATGAAGTGACTAAAACGCATAAATCAAGATGTCATTTATTACATCCAAATGCACCAACAGTAGAAGGTTTTGTAAAGGAGGCTAGAGCGCATGAACATAGATAA
- a CDS encoding ABC transporter ATP-binding protein, with protein sequence MNIDKRDNLIEVQNLKKYFTKTSGLWGKNVQYIKALDDVSFYIKKGETLGLVGESGCGKSTTGRTLIKLYEPTDGKILFDGEDITKYSEKQMLPYRKRMQMVFQDPYASLNSRMTINDIIGEAIETHHIATGKEKNDRIHYLLERVGLMRDHASRYPHEFSGGQRQRVGIARALAVEPEFIICDEPISALDVSIQAQVINMLEDLQNDMGLTYLFIAHDLSMVKHISNRIGVMYLGNLVEIGGSEEINKHPAHPYTKALLSAVPLPDPDLARGKKRIVLEGDVPSPLNPPSGCRFRTRCSECMKICSEVTPTLQEVAPGHQVACHLYSK encoded by the coding sequence ATGAACATAGATAAAAGAGACAACTTAATAGAAGTTCAAAACCTTAAGAAATACTTTACTAAAACCAGTGGGCTATGGGGAAAAAATGTACAATACATTAAAGCCCTAGATGATGTTTCTTTTTATATTAAAAAAGGAGAAACTTTAGGGCTTGTAGGAGAATCAGGTTGTGGTAAATCCACAACAGGACGTACACTTATTAAGTTATATGAACCTACAGATGGGAAGATTCTATTTGATGGTGAAGATATTACTAAATACTCTGAAAAGCAAATGCTACCTTATAGAAAACGTATGCAAATGGTATTCCAAGATCCCTATGCTTCACTTAATAGCCGTATGACAATTAACGATATTATTGGAGAAGCTATTGAGACACACCATATTGCCACAGGAAAAGAAAAAAATGACCGTATTCACTATCTTTTAGAACGAGTAGGATTAATGAGAGATCATGCTAGTCGTTATCCTCATGAATTTAGTGGTGGTCAAAGACAACGTGTTGGAATCGCACGTGCTTTAGCAGTAGAGCCTGAGTTCATCATTTGTGATGAACCTATTTCAGCACTTGATGTATCTATTCAAGCACAGGTTATTAATATGCTTGAAGATTTACAAAATGATATGGGACTTACTTATTTATTTATCGCCCATGATTTATCTATGGTAAAACATATTTCAAATCGTATAGGGGTTATGTATTTAGGTAACCTTGTAGAGATAGGTGGGAGTGAAGAAATTAATAAACACCCTGCACATCCTTATACCAAGGCGCTACTATCAGCAGTACCATTACCAGATCCAGATCTCGCAAGAGGTAAAAAACGTATTGTACTAGAAGGGGATGTACCAAGTCCTCTTAATCCACCATCAGGTTGTCGCTTCCGTACACGTTGCAGTGAGTGCATGAAGATTTGTTCAGAGGTAACACCAACACTTCAAGAGGTGGCACCAGGGCATCAAGTTGCTTGCCACTTATATTCGAAATAA
- a CDS encoding peptide ABC transporter substrate-binding protein — translation MKKKLTLGLAMLMASSMALAGCASKTETAGGNATGSEATTGETGTDSDEDYVLAADQTLRYNLGADPLTLDPQLNSATDASHIINNVFEGLMREKDGEVVPGIAESYTLSEDGLVYTFTLRDATWADGQPVKAGDFEFAWKRGANPATASEYMYLFESANILNAGAIAKGEKSIDELGVKAIDDKTLEVTLSAPTDYFLGLTGFATLMPVREDMVDDEGAWAKDTAKYIGNGPFKMSEYKMGDQIVLVKNENYWNAENVNLEKIVMYMIVDESTAHTRYTAGELDVNELIPTDEIPTLIAEDPTFYIMPKIGTYYYAFNMNNEALKDARVRQALSLAINREQIVKEVTKGGQKVAYGFMPEGITDNEGKSFTETAGDYGVNPKGDVEKAKALLAEAGYPDGAGLPEIEILYNTSESHKLIAEAMQEMWKQNLGINVKLTNQEWAVFQETTNNNAFDSLARRGWIGDYNDPQTMLEIFESTNTQNIGRYSSETFDTEMQLSRETMGAERMEHLYKAHDILMEDMPIIPVYYYVTNMMIQDSVHDLELTSTSKLWFGDAEMIEVQE, via the coding sequence ATGAAGAAGAAACTTACACTAGGACTTGCTATGCTTATGGCATCAAGTATGGCGCTTGCTGGATGTGCCAGTAAAACAGAAACAGCAGGGGGAAATGCAACTGGTTCAGAAGCAACTACAGGTGAAACAGGAACAGATTCAGATGAGGACTATGTACTTGCTGCAGACCAAACACTTCGCTATAACTTAGGAGCAGACCCATTAACATTAGACCCACAACTTAATTCAGCTACTGATGCTAGCCATATCATTAACAATGTTTTTGAAGGACTTATGAGGGAAAAAGATGGAGAGGTAGTACCAGGTATTGCAGAAAGTTATACTTTATCAGAAGATGGTCTTGTATATACTTTCACATTAAGAGATGCAACTTGGGCTGATGGACAACCTGTGAAAGCTGGTGACTTTGAGTTTGCATGGAAGCGTGGTGCAAATCCAGCAACTGCTTCAGAATATATGTATCTTTTTGAATCAGCAAATATTTTAAATGCAGGTGCTATTGCTAAAGGTGAAAAATCTATCGATGAGCTTGGTGTTAAAGCTATTGATGATAAAACTTTAGAAGTAACACTTAGTGCACCAACAGACTACTTCTTAGGACTTACAGGCTTTGCTACGCTTATGCCAGTAAGAGAAGATATGGTAGATGATGAAGGAGCATGGGCTAAAGATACAGCTAAATATATTGGAAACGGTCCATTTAAAATGTCAGAATACAAAATGGGAGACCAAATTGTACTTGTTAAAAATGAAAACTACTGGAATGCAGAAAATGTAAATCTTGAAAAAATTGTAATGTATATGATTGTAGATGAATCAACAGCACATACAAGATACACAGCAGGCGAATTAGATGTGAATGAACTCATTCCAACAGATGAAATTCCAACACTTATTGCAGAGGATCCAACATTCTATATCATGCCTAAAATCGGGACATACTACTATGCATTTAATATGAATAATGAAGCGCTTAAAGATGCACGTGTACGTCAAGCATTATCACTTGCAATTAACCGTGAACAAATCGTAAAAGAAGTAACTAAAGGTGGACAAAAAGTAGCTTATGGTTTCATGCCAGAAGGTATTACAGATAATGAAGGAAAATCATTTACAGAAACAGCTGGAGACTACGGTGTTAATCCAAAAGGTGATGTAGAAAAAGCTAAAGCATTACTTGCAGAAGCTGGTTACCCAGATGGAGCAGGACTTCCAGAAATTGAAATCCTCTATAACACAAGTGAAAGTCATAAATTAATTGCAGAAGCAATGCAAGAAATGTGGAAACAAAACCTTGGTATTAATGTTAAATTAACTAATCAAGAATGGGCTGTATTCCAAGAAACAACTAACAATAATGCCTTCGATTCATTAGCACGTCGTGGTTGGATTGGCGATTACAATGACCCACAAACAATGCTTGAAATCTTTGAATCTACTAATACACAAAACATTGGTCGTTACAGCAGTGAAACTTTTGATACAGAAATGCAATTATCAAGAGAAACAATGGGTGCAGAACGTATGGAACACTTATACAAAGCTCATGATATCTTAATGGAAGATATGCCAATAATTCCTGTATACTACTATGTAACAAACATGATGATTCAAGATTCTGTACATGACTTAGAATTAACATCAACAAGCAAACTTTGGTTTGGTGATGCTGAAATGATTGAAGTACAAGAATAA
- a CDS encoding alpha/beta-type small acid-soluble spore protein yields MSNKQAFESMKYEVAKEVGVPLKQGYNGDLTAREAGKIGGTIVQKVFESYKGSK; encoded by the coding sequence ATGTCAAACAAACAAGCTTTTGAATCTATGAAATACGAAGTAGCAAAAGAAGTTGGAGTACCTTTAAAACAAGGATACAACGGAGACCTTACAGCTAGAGAAGCTGGAAAAATCGGTGGAACAATCGTACAAAAAGTGTTTGAAAGCTACAAAGGATCAAAATAG
- the fba gene encoding class II fructose-1,6-bisphosphate aldolase: MLVSAKDMLNKAREGKYAVGQFNINNLEWTKAVLLTAQENNSPVILGVSEGAGKYMGGYKTIVGMVNGMIEELNITVPVALHLDHGSYEGALKCIEAGFSSIMFDGSHYPIDENVAKTTELVKITTEKGLSLEAEVGSIGGEEDGVVGAGEIADPAECKRIADLGVTMLAAGIGNIHGQYPENWKGLAFDALEQINAVTGTTPLVLHGGTGIPEEMIKKAISLGVAKINVNTECQLSFAAATRGYIEAGKDQQGKGFDPRKLLAPGFEAIKATVKEKMELFGSVGQA; this comes from the coding sequence ATGTTAGTTTCAGCAAAAGACATGTTAAACAAAGCAAGAGAAGGTAAATACGCTGTTGGACAATTCAATATCAACAATCTTGAATGGACAAAAGCTGTTCTTCTTACAGCACAAGAAAATAATTCCCCAGTTATTTTAGGTGTATCTGAAGGTGCAGGTAAATACATGGGTGGTTATAAAACAATCGTAGGTATGGTTAATGGTATGATTGAAGAATTAAACATTACTGTACCAGTAGCACTTCACTTAGACCACGGTTCATATGAAGGTGCTTTAAAATGCATCGAAGCTGGTTTCTCTTCAATTATGTTCGATGGTTCACACTATCCAATCGACGAAAACGTTGCTAAAACAACTGAACTTGTTAAAATCACAACTGAAAAAGGACTTTCTTTAGAAGCTGAAGTTGGTTCAATCGGTGGCGAAGAAGATGGTGTTGTTGGTGCTGGCGAAATCGCTGATCCAGCAGAATGTAAGAGAATCGCTGATCTTGGTGTAACAATGCTTGCAGCTGGTATTGGTAATATTCACGGTCAATACCCAGAAAATTGGAAAGGCTTAGCATTTGATGCACTTGAACAAATCAACGCAGTAACAGGAACTACTCCTCTCGTACTTCACGGTGGTACAGGTATCCCTGAAGAAATGATTAAAAAAGCAATCTCATTAGGCGTTGCTAAAATCAACGTTAATACAGAATGTCAATTATCATTCGCTGCTGCTACACGTGGTTACATCGAAGCTGGTAAAGACCAACAAGGTAAAGGTTTCGACCCACGTAAATTATTAGCTCCAGGTTTTGAAGCTATTAAAGCAACTGTAAAAGAAAAAATGGAATTATTCGGCTCAGTTGGCCAAGCATAA
- a CDS encoding SLC13 family permease, whose product MKEHFGLMKIKTWIKKEIVLVVAVVLAVISCFWEAPKWSYIDFKVLLLLFNLMVVIAAFKEQLLLDYLAVNLLRHCQNSKQTGLVLIGITFVAAMFMTNDVALITFIPLTLIIGRKLKIVPIKWVVFQTLAANLGSSLTPMGNPQNLFIYTYYGVHLGEFLKVATGLVILSAIFLGCLLLKERKTDITIVLEPVQMKAPKQLMVFLILFIIILSSVVGVLDYRIAFCITIIVTLLVNRHLLFQVDYTLLLTFIGFFIFIGNLAAIPAIKATLQSFLKEEGYTYLSGLVMSQVISNVPATMLLAPFTENWQELVLGVDIGGMGTLIASLASVISYKLFVKEYQQEAKAYFKSFTWYNVLGLILLAPLGYGLLQLLHLLF is encoded by the coding sequence ATGAAAGAGCATTTTGGACTAATGAAAATAAAAACTTGGATCAAAAAAGAAATAGTGCTTGTAGTAGCAGTAGTATTAGCGGTTATTTCTTGTTTCTGGGAAGCACCCAAGTGGTCATACATAGATTTCAAGGTACTTTTGTTACTTTTTAATTTAATGGTTGTTATAGCAGCTTTTAAAGAGCAGCTCCTGTTAGACTATTTAGCAGTTAACCTGTTAAGGCATTGTCAAAATAGTAAGCAAACGGGTTTGGTATTGATAGGTATTACTTTTGTTGCAGCTATGTTTATGACAAATGATGTGGCACTTATTACCTTCATCCCTCTTACGCTGATTATAGGAAGAAAACTCAAAATCGTACCCATTAAGTGGGTTGTATTTCAAACGCTAGCGGCTAACTTAGGAAGTAGCTTAACGCCTATGGGAAATCCGCAAAACCTCTTTATTTATACTTATTATGGTGTGCATTTAGGTGAGTTTTTAAAAGTAGCTACTGGCCTAGTTATTTTATCTGCTATTTTCCTAGGCTGTTTATTGTTAAAAGAGAGAAAGACAGATATTACCATAGTTCTAGAACCAGTACAGATGAAGGCACCTAAACAACTCATGGTGTTTCTAATACTTTTTATCATTATTTTAAGCTCTGTTGTTGGCGTTTTAGATTATCGTATTGCCTTTTGTATAACCATTATTGTAACACTTTTAGTAAATAGACATTTGTTATTTCAAGTAGATTATACACTTTTATTGACATTTATAGGTTTTTTTATTTTTATAGGTAATTTGGCAGCTATCCCTGCAATTAAAGCTACACTGCAAAGTTTTTTAAAAGAAGAGGGATATACCTATTTAAGTGGGCTCGTGATGAGTCAGGTCATTAGTAATGTACCGGCTACCATGTTACTAGCACCTTTCACGGAAAATTGGCAAGAGCTTGTATTAGGTGTAGATATAGGTGGCATGGGAACGCTGATTGCTTCTTTAGCAAGTGTTATTTCTTATAAACTCTTTGTCAAAGAATATCAGCAAGAAGCGAAAGCCTATTTTAAGAGTTTTACATGGTATAATGTGTTAGGACTAATTTTATTAGCACCTCTAGGTTATGGACTATTGCAGCTTCTACATTTACTATTTTAA
- a CDS encoding tetratricopeptide repeat protein: MKIVFINVPWMKYYTGEGDEEKLVPTCGYNFQHVNGYYYGYGEGLDQIALEQIDDGLANDTQVEDVTVVWTSKNREGENKVIGWYKKATIYREAKTYLSMDGERLFFKYSIVAPAAEALLLPVELRLLDAKEMSEGISFEKDEKIIADVAMYIHNYAGDKMNYLFAKKDLEGASILNFPEYEMYFAKADEFLAKDLYGKAVRCFNKAIVLEPELAIGYECKGSIFLSLKMYDEALEVYKKVLEIEPDNENAHYCLGLIYGLIGDYKNCVEEMNFYINRRKDDMNALAERGIAYYHLGEKELASKAFKKAYAAEPENLIFKQLVDCLG; the protein is encoded by the coding sequence ATGAAAATTGTATTTATTAATGTACCATGGATGAAATATTATACAGGTGAAGGTGATGAAGAAAAGCTAGTGCCTACATGCGGCTATAATTTTCAACACGTAAATGGTTATTATTATGGCTATGGTGAAGGCTTAGACCAAATTGCCTTAGAACAAATAGACGATGGTTTAGCAAATGATACACAAGTAGAAGATGTAACAGTTGTATGGACTTCAAAGAACAGAGAAGGCGAAAATAAAGTGATCGGCTGGTATAAAAAGGCTACCATTTATCGTGAAGCTAAGACTTATTTGAGTATGGATGGTGAACGTTTGTTTTTTAAATATAGCATTGTAGCACCAGCAGCAGAAGCATTATTATTACCTGTAGAACTTCGCTTATTAGATGCAAAAGAAATGTCTGAAGGTATTTCTTTTGAAAAAGATGAAAAAATCATTGCAGATGTGGCTATGTATATACATAACTATGCAGGAGATAAAATGAATTACCTCTTTGCTAAAAAAGACTTAGAAGGTGCTTCTATTTTAAATTTCCCTGAATATGAAATGTATTTTGCTAAAGCAGATGAGTTTTTAGCCAAAGATTTATATGGAAAGGCAGTACGTTGTTTTAATAAAGCTATTGTCCTAGAACCTGAGCTAGCTATTGGTTACGAATGTAAAGGAAGCATTTTCTTAAGTCTTAAGATGTATGATGAAGCTTTAGAGGTTTACAAAAAAGTACTTGAAATTGAACCTGATAATGAAAATGCACATTATTGTTTAGGTCTTATTTATGGGCTCATTGGTGATTATAAAAATTGTGTGGAAGAAATGAACTTCTATATTAATAGAAGAAAAGATGATATGAATGCCTTGGCAGAAAGAGGAATTGCATATTATCATCTAGGTGAAAAGGAGTTGGCAAGTAAAGCTTTTAAAAAAGCTTACGCTGCTGAACCAGAAAACCTGATTTTTAAACAGCTTGTAGACTGTTTAGGATAG
- a CDS encoding ATP-grasp domain-containing protein: MTGITGWLIVNGSLKTDTFMEMVDHYKKAAAQVELGLELIFNNELIIGVGEDQLFLKGAKPSQLPKFVLFLDKDIRLAMQLEQLGVRVFNSAKVIEICDDKAKTFQYLAGKGIHMPNTIMAPLMFREVEKEEEYLLQVEKILGYPMVVKECYGSFGEQVYLVTNREELAAKRQELITVPHLYQQYIDYSKGKDIRIYIVGNEIVATMLRTSETDFRANINNGGIGVAYEPPTAFKLLALEVSKALGADFLGIDLLFEDEETPILCEVNSNAHIKAIQSCTGVNVAEKITSHIIAQL, encoded by the coding sequence GTGACTGGAATAACAGGTTGGTTGATAGTGAATGGATCACTTAAAACGGACACATTTATGGAGATGGTAGATCATTATAAAAAGGCGGCTGCTCAAGTAGAATTAGGACTAGAACTGATTTTTAATAATGAACTCATAATAGGAGTAGGAGAGGATCAGCTGTTTTTAAAAGGTGCTAAGCCTAGTCAGCTTCCTAAATTCGTCTTATTTCTAGATAAGGATATAAGGCTTGCCATGCAATTAGAGCAACTTGGAGTAAGGGTATTTAATAGTGCAAAGGTAATAGAAATTTGTGATGATAAAGCAAAGACCTTTCAGTATTTAGCAGGTAAGGGGATTCATATGCCTAATACCATTATGGCACCTTTAATGTTCAGGGAAGTAGAGAAGGAGGAAGAGTATCTCTTACAGGTAGAAAAAATATTAGGTTATCCCATGGTAGTTAAAGAATGCTATGGTTCTTTTGGAGAACAAGTTTACTTAGTGACAAATAGAGAAGAGTTGGCAGCTAAGAGACAAGAATTAATAACAGTACCTCATTTATATCAGCAATATATTGACTATAGCAAAGGGAAGGATATAAGAATTTATATAGTAGGAAATGAAATAGTAGCAACGATGTTAAGGACCTCTGAAACAGATTTTAGAGCCAATATTAATAATGGTGGTATAGGAGTAGCTTATGAGCCACCTACTGCTTTTAAGCTGTTGGCATTAGAGGTAAGTAAAGCTTTAGGAGCAGATTTCCTAGGGATTGATTTGCTTTTTGAAGATGAGGAGACGCCTATATTATGTGAAGTAAATTCCAATGCACATATTAAAGCTATTCAAAGTTGTACAGGTGTTAATGTAGCAGAGAAGATTACAAGTCATATAATAGCACAGTTATAA
- a CDS encoding aminotransferase-like domain-containing protein: protein MSEMFSNRILNTKKSFIREILKVTQNKEVISFAGGLPNPISFPIEALKTSMNRVVDENGSNAFQYATTEGYLPLREQIATRYKKRFGLEVSPNDILITSGSQQALDLIGKALINKDDHILIEKPGYLGTIQALSLYEPQFHGINLLEDGLDIQSLEAALKAYAPKLLYTVPNFQNPTGLTYSKEKREAICELLKTTSTYLIEDDPYGELRFSGEDLPYIGSRGLEHSILLGSFSKIVTPGMRIGWICTKDSKLMDKLIIAKQASDLHTNFFSQCVISDYLAHNDLDEHIRKIKSLYKEQSSAMVNAIKTYFPGNIQITIPEGGMFLWATLPEGTSSLELFDLASKENVAFVPGEPFYTEELTSRTFRLNYTNSDSETIEEGIKRLAKVIKNR from the coding sequence ATGAGTGAAATGTTTTCAAATCGTATTTTAAATACCAAGAAGTCTTTTATTAGAGAAATTCTTAAAGTTACCCAAAATAAAGAGGTCATTTCTTTTGCAGGTGGACTTCCAAATCCTATTTCTTTTCCTATAGAAGCACTTAAAACTTCTATGAACAGAGTGGTAGATGAAAATGGCAGTAATGCTTTTCAATATGCTACCACAGAAGGTTACTTACCTTTACGTGAACAAATTGCCACACGTTATAAAAAACGTTTTGGTTTAGAAGTAAGCCCTAATGATATCTTAATCACCAGTGGTTCTCAACAAGCCCTTGACCTTATTGGCAAGGCTTTAATCAATAAAGATGACCACATCCTCATTGAGAAACCCGGTTACTTAGGTACCATTCAAGCTTTATCACTTTATGAGCCTCAATTTCACGGTATTAACTTATTAGAAGATGGCTTAGACATACAATCTTTAGAGGCAGCACTTAAAGCTTATGCTCCTAAATTACTTTACACTGTACCTAACTTTCAAAATCCTACAGGCCTTACCTACAGTAAAGAAAAACGTGAAGCGATTTGTGAATTACTTAAAACAACTTCGACTTATCTTATTGAAGATGACCCTTACGGAGAACTTCGTTTTTCAGGAGAAGATTTACCTTATATTGGTTCCCGCGGGTTAGAACATAGCATTTTATTAGGTTCATTTTCAAAGATTGTTACGCCAGGTATGCGTATTGGCTGGATTTGTACAAAAGACAGTAAGCTTATGGATAAGCTTATTATTGCCAAACAGGCTTCTGACTTACATACAAATTTCTTCTCACAATGTGTGATTTCTGACTATCTTGCCCACAACGATTTAGATGAACATATTCGTAAAATCAAGTCACTTTATAAAGAACAAAGCTCAGCTATGGTAAACGCTATTAAAACGTATTTCCCTGGCAATATTCAAATCACTATTCCTGAGGGTGGTATGTTTTTATGGGCTACCTTGCCAGAAGGAACGTCTTCTTTAGAGTTATTCGACTTAGCTTCTAAAGAAAATGTTGCTTTTGTTCCTGGTGAGCCATTTTATACAGAAGAACTTACTTCTCGTACCTTCCGCCTAAACTATACTAATTCAGATAGTGAAACGATTGAAGAAGGTATTAAACGCTTAGCTAAAGTCATTAAAAACAGATAA
- a CDS encoding ArsR/SmtB family transcription factor — MSQKIDTCTCTVIHQDVVQAAYKAMLPADTTSSLAELFKIFGDATRIKILNALKCSEMCVCDLAACLNMTHSAISHQLRVLKAYNLVKPRKEGKVVYYSLADSHVTAILNTGLEHINE, encoded by the coding sequence ATGTCCCAAAAGATAGATACTTGTACCTGTACCGTCATTCATCAAGATGTTGTACAAGCTGCTTATAAAGCGATGCTCCCCGCTGATACAACTAGCAGCTTAGCTGAACTTTTTAAGATTTTTGGTGATGCTACTCGTATTAAAATTTTAAATGCCCTGAAATGTTCTGAGATGTGTGTTTGCGACCTCGCTGCTTGCTTAAACATGACACATTCAGCTATTTCACATCAACTACGTGTTTTAAAGGCCTATAATCTCGTCAAACCACGTAAAGAGGGAAAAGTTGTTTATTATTCTTTAGCCGACTCACATGTAACGGCGATTTTAAATACAGGCCTTGAACATATCAATGAATAA